From a single Cyprinus carpio isolate SPL01 chromosome A3, ASM1834038v1, whole genome shotgun sequence genomic region:
- the LOC109079614 gene encoding E3 ubiquitin-protein ligase TRIM35-like: MDSLSVEELSCPVCIEIFKAPVVLSCSHSVCKECLQQFWKIKETQECPVCRRRCSNEAPPCNLALKNLCESLLKERKERHSSESEELCSLHSEKLKLFCLEDKQPVCLVCRDSQKHVNHTFRPIREVVPTYKEELHTALKSLQEKLQYKENIKEEFEKTVQHIKSQADQTEHQIKKEFKKLRQFLRDEEKATITALREEEEQKKQMMKEKLEKINTHISALSHTIKDMEEMMKDSDVCFLKEFPDSMERVQISSQLDPQMPSGALIHVPRYLGNLPFRVWKKMQDIVQNTPVILDPNTAQPLLVLSDDLTSLRWSNIRQPLPDNPERFDIYPCVLGSEGFNSGTHCWDVEVKESSSWGLGITTGSNQRKGSDFFNTDVWSVQHKMFEDFGFAVKQVLQCVRVNLDYDRGTVSFSDPVTNTNLHTFTTTFTKTVFPFFHSIYPLKILPLNYSRSNTIYNQSKL, translated from the exons ATGGATTCACTATCTGTAGAAGAACTTTCTTGTCCCGTCTGTATTGAAATCTTCAAGGCTCCTGTTGTTTTATCATGTAGTCACAGTGTCTGTAAAGAGTGTCTCCAACAGTTCTGGAAAATCAAGGAAACTCAGGAGTGTCCTGTCTGCAGGAGAAGATGTTCAAATGAAGCACCTCCATGTAATCTTGCATTGAAAAACTTATGTGAGTCACTCCTgaaggagagaaaagagaggcATTCATCAGAGTCTGAGGAGCTCTGCAGTTTACACAGtgagaaactcaaactcttctgtctggaggacaaacagCCGGTGTGTTTAGTGTGCAGAGATTCACAGAAACACGTCAATCACACATTCAGACCCATCAGGGAAGTTGTTCCAACTTATAAG GAGGAGCTCCATACAGCACTGAAGTCCTTACAAGAGAAACTTCaatacaaagaaaacattaaagaagAGTTTGAGAAAACAGTTCAACACATCAAG TCTCAAGCTGATCAAACAGAGCATCAGATAAAGAAGGAGTTTAAGAAGCTTCGAcagtttctcagagatgaagaaaaagctacaatcactgcactgagggaggaagaggagcagaagaagcagatgatgaaggagaagctggagaagatcaacacacacatctcagctctttcacacacaatcaaagaCATGGAGGAGATGATGAAAGACAGTGATGTCTGCTTTCTGAAG gagtTTCCAGACTCAATGGAAAG AGTCCAGATCTCATCACAGCTGGATCCACAGATGCCTTCTGGAGCTTTGATTCATGTGCCGCGTTACTTGGGCAATCTACccttcagagtctggaagaagatgcaggacatcgtccagaaca CTCCTGTGATTCTGGATCCAAACACCGCTCAGCCACTTCTCGTCCTGTCTGATGATCTGACCAGTCTACGATGGAGCAACATCAGGCAACCTCTTCCTGATAATCCTGAGAGATTTGACATCTATCCCtgtgttctgggttcagagggTTTTAACTCAGGAACACACTGCTGGGATGTGGAGGTTAAAGAGAGCTCATCCTGGGGTCTTGGTATAACTACaggatcaaaccagaggaaggGAAGTGATTTCTTTAACACTGATGTCTGGAGTGTGCAGCACAAAATGTTTGAAGACTTTGGTTTTGCAGTTAAACAGGTGCttcagtgtgtgagagtgaatctggactatgacagaggaacagtgtcattctctgatcctgtaactaacacaaatctacacacattcacaaccacCTTCACTAAAACAGTCTTTCCATTCTTTCATAGCATTTACCCTCTGAAGATCTTACCATTAAATTATTCTAGGTCTAATACAATCTACAACCAAAGTAAATTATAG
- the LOC109079615 gene encoding nuclear factor 7, ovary-like, translating into MDSLNVPVEELSCPVCHEIFKAPVVLSCSHSLCTECLQQFWRIKGTQQCPVCRRRSSRVNPPCNLVLKNVCEPILKERNKRHSSGSEELCSLHSEKLKLFCLQDKQPVCLVCVNSEKHINHTFKPISDVVPSFKEELKKALTSLQEKLTYEEKIKGEFEKTTEHIKSQADQTEHQIKQQFEKLHQFLRDEEEVTITALREEEEQKKKMMKEKLEEINTHISALSHTIKDMEEMMKDSDICFLKKFPDSMERVQISSQPDPQTPSGALIHVPRYLGNLPFRVWKKMQDIIQNTPVILDPNTAHPRLLLSDDLTSVRWSENKQSVPDNPERFDDCYCVLGSEGFNSGTHCWDVEVKESLCWSVGVTTASNQRKGCDFYNTDVWSVQYDQYELYERSGFNIKQYLERVRVYLDYDRGTVSFSDPVTNTHLHTFTTTFTDTVFPSFDSFSPLRILPLNSE; encoded by the exons ATGGATTCACTAAATGTACCTGTAGAAGAACTTTCTTGTCCTGTGTGTCATGAAATCTTCAAGGCTCCTGTTGTTTTATCATGCAGCCACAGTTTATGTACAGAGTGTCTTCAACAGTTCTGGAGAATCAAGGGAACTCAGCAGTGTCCTGTCTGCAGGAGAAGATCCTCAAGAGTCAATCCTCCATGTAATCTAGTGTTAAAAAACGTGTGTGAGCCGATcctgaaagagagaaataagaggcATTCATCGGGATCTGAGGAGCTCTGCAGTCTACACAGtgagaaactcaaactcttctgtctgcaggacaaacagccggtgtgtttagtgtgtgttaaCTCTGAAAAACACATCAATCACACATTCAAACCCATTAGTGATGTTGTTCCATCATTTAAG GAGGAGTTGAAAAAAGCACTGACCTCCTTACAAGAGAAACTTACATATGAGGAGAAAATAAAAGGAGAGTTTGAGAAAACAACTGAACACATCAAG TCTCAAGCTGATCAAACAGAGCATcagattaaacagcagtttgagaagcttcatcagttcctcagagatgaagaagaagttacaatcactgcactgagagaggaagaggagcagaagaaaaagatgatgaaggagaagctggaggagatcaacacacacatctcagctctttcacacacaatcaaagaCATGGAGGAGATGATGAAAGACAGTGACATCTGCTTTCTGAAG aagTTTCCAGACTCAATGGAAAG AGTCCAGATCTCATCACAGCCGGATCCACAGACTCCTTCTGGAGCTTTGATTCATGTGCCGCGTTACTTGGGCAACCTGCccttcagagtctggaagaagatgcaGGACATCATCCAGAACA CTCCTGTGATTCTGGATCCAAACACGGCTCATCCACGTCTCCTCCTGTCTGATGATCTGACCAGTGTGAGATGGAGCGAGAACAAACAATCAGTTCCTgataatccagagagatttgatgaCTGTTACtgtgttctgggttcagagggTTTTAACTCAGGAACACACTGCTGGGATGTGGAGGTTAAAGAGAGTCTCTGCTGGAGTGTTGGAGTAACTACAGCTTCAAACCAGAGGAAGGGGTGTGATTTCTATAACACTGATGTCTGGAGTGTGCAGTATGATCAGTATGAACTTTATGAACGGTCtggttttaatattaaacaatatcttGAGCGTGTGAGAGTGTATCTGGACTATGACAGAGGAACAGTGTCATTCTCTGATCCTGTAactaacacacatctacacacattcacaaccacCTTCACTGACACTGTCTTCCCATCCTTTGATAGTTTTTCCCCTCTCAGGATCTTACCATTGAATAGTGAGTAA